From the Halobacteriovorax sp. GB3 genome, the window GAAATTAAGAGTTCCATAGAGTTTGCCTCCAACGTATATTGGAGCAGATAAGTATGATTCTAATTTCATATTCTGATAAACGGGATGGTCTTTCATTGATTCTAAAGATCCAACGTGAGGTAAACCTATTACTTCTTGAGAATGATAAACTTCTCGACAGTAAGTTCCTTCAAGTGGAAAAATGTCGCCTTTACTCAAAGAGTTATCAGGAGAAATTGCATTACAAACGATATAGTCCTCATCTTCAATACGTGAGACGATTCCAATTCTCATTCCAAAGACTTCTAGTCCAACACTTAAATATTCGAAAATCAAATCATCGAAAGAAGAGTAGCTCTTAGTCGTAATAATATGAATACGTTTTAAGTTCTCTGAAAGAGCACTTAGTTGCTCTAGCTCTGAGATTTCATCGTGTAATTGAGAGTACTTTTTGTTGTCTAGAAATTTAGGATAATTCATAAAATAAATTTTAAATCAGGAGTAAGATATTTTCGAGAAGAACTGTAAAGAGGCAACTTAGGCCAGTGATAGGTATAAAAATTGGCATATTCAAATCTTTATTTAGACATGATTTCGATGGCTTATATAACTTAAAAAAATTTAGGAATCAACTCACAGTTTCCGATAAGATTGAGAGTAGGATAGTGAATAATAGGGATATGGGCCGTTTCATGAATGAACAGACTAAGACAGATAAACACAGCTTTTTTTCAGTATCATTTGATTTAATTCTATTAAATGACGATCTTCCTTACGATCTCTTTATTAATTCATCTGCTCTTGAAAATAGAGAAAGATTTGTCAAAGTACACTCATCTGGTAACCCTGTCTCAAATGATGATCTTACAAAGTTTAAAGGTAAATTTCATCAACTCTATGTCCTTGAGGAACAAAGAGACTTATATCTTAGAAGTCTAGCAAAACTACATAATGTACCTGATACCAAGAAGACTGAAGTCATTAAAGATTCGGCGATTGGCTATTTGAATAAATTATTTGATCCTTCTAAGGCCTTTACAACTGAAATTTTAAATGAAGTTGTTGAAGGTTGCAGAGACTCTGTTGAAGGGATGGTTGATGTTATTCAAGATTATGGTGTTGGAGAGGTTCGAAACCTCATTGCCGATCTTAGTTTTCACGACTTCTATACTTACGATCATTCAATCAACGTTTCGATGTATTGTATTTCTCTTTTAAAGGCACTTAAACCTAAAGTGACGAGAGAAGAAATGGTTTTAGCAGGTCTTGGTGGACTTTTACATGACCTTGGAAAGGTTCAAATCTCGACGACAATTCTTAACAGTGCAGATGGACTTACAGACGAAGAGTTTGCCATCATCAAAAGACACCCTGGATTTGGTAAAGACATGATTGAAAAGGGTGATGTAAATGTTGATGGAATAGACTTTAATGTTATTAGAAGAGTGGTGTTTGAGCATCACGAAAATTATAATGGTACAGGTTATCCAAATCGTTTAGAGGGTGAGCAGATTCATATTCTTGCTCGTATTTGTGCCATCGCAGATTTCTTTGATGCCATAACAACGAAGCGCTCTTACCATGAGGCGCTCTCTATGGAAGATGCTCTTGCTGTAATGGAAAGATCGAGTGGTAGAAAAATAGATCCAAATCTCTTTGAAGCTTTTAAAACGAAAGTGACAAATGTTGTCTATAAAGGAAAGTCTAATCATGAGCTTCCTGATAGTTTTGATCCATGCATGCCTCATAAAGTCTTGCCGCTTGAAAAAGTTCAGGCAAAGAAAATGAATCACGATTTATTTAAGAAAGATAAGAATGAATTTGGGGAAGTGAAAGTAGACAAGAAAGATGCTGCTTAAAATAAGATAAAAAAAATCCTCCTTTCGGAGGATTTTTTATTTGAATTATTTTGTCTCTGTTTTTGTTTCTGCTGGAGCCGCTTCTTTTGTCTCTGTTGCTTTCGCTTCAGGAGCTGCGTTGTTTGTATTCATCGCATCTGAGTTAAGTGGTCTCGCAACTGGAGCTTCATCATCAAGAAGAGACTTTTGCTCTTTACCAGTTTGTAGTTTCGTTAGTAGGATACAATTTCCAATGAAAATAATGACAAGAACAGTTGTGATCTTAGTCATGATATTTCCTTTCTGTGAACCACTGAAAACAGCATCACTTGCACCACCAGAAAGAAGACCTGCCTCTGCACCTTTACCAAATTGCATAAGAACAGTAACAATTAAAATAACTGAAATAAACGCGTGAAAAATCATCAACGAAGTAACCATTTATAACTTCCTAATCTAAGTTGAGTTATTAATTAATGCTCTAAGTTAGCAAAAAAATGTAGCCTTTGACAAGCGAGCACAAAGTTTTCTCTTTTGTTTTGTGCGCCGTGGTGTGATTCACATGAGCATTCAGGCGTATAATGCTGGAATGACAAAGATTTTAAACATAAAAACACGAGAAGAGCTAAAGTTTTCATCCCTAAAAAGAGGGGAGATACATAAGCTTCATATTCACATTTCTAATTCTGCACTGGGGACACCTTGGAAGGTTCCAATCATTGTGGCCAGAGGGGAGAAGCCTGGACCAACGCTCGGGATTACTGCAGCGGTTCACGGAAATGAGCTCAATGGTCTTTCAACCATTTTCAAGCTTTTTGAAGAAGTTAATCTAAAGAAATTAAGCGGTCAGATTGTTGCCGTTCCCGTTTCAAATATTCCTGGATACTTGAATAAGACGCGATATTTCTCTGATGGGCAAGACCTAAATAGGGTTATGCCTGGTAAAGAGAAGGGGAAACCGGCCGAGATTTACTCTCACTTTTTCACGTCTAAAATTGTAAAGCATTTTGATTACCATCTTGATCTACACACTGCTAGTTTTGGAAAGGTGAATAGTCTCTATATTCGTGCAGATCTAGACAATGAAAAAACACGCCAAATGGCAATGCTTCAAAATCCTCATATCATTGTCCAAAAATATGATGAAGAAGGTACCTTGAGGTCTTGGGCGAACTCGCAAGGCATTCCAAGTATTACAGTTGAGATTGGAAATCCAAATACATTTCAGCACAATTTAATTGATGACACTTTAGAGGGGATCTTCAACACAATGAGATCTTTAAAGATGTATCCTGGAAAAGTTCGTGACTTAACTGATGATGCAGTTATTTGTGATCGTTCATTTTGGATTTTTTCATATACAGGTGGTGTTGTAGATGTGCTTCCTAACTTAACCGATATGATTAAGAAGGGAGATCTTCTGGCCAAGGTTTATAATGTCTTTGGTGAGTTAAAAGAAGAGATTAGATCGACTCATGACGGTGTTGTTATTGGGAAAAATGTAAGTCCTTGCTGTGAGGCGGGCGATCGAATTGTTCACATTGGAATTGTTGGGGAACCTTGATTAGGTTCCCTCTGGGATTTTTTAAGATAGCTTAGAGGCTTCTTCGCATAAAGCGTTGAAGTCTTGCGCCTTGAGGCTTGCCCCTCCGACGAGAGCTCCATCAATATTTTCATTTGAAAGAAGGCCTTCGACATTTGATGGCTTAACTGATCCTCCATAGAGAATCGATGTTGTCGAAGCGTTAAATGCTGTATCACTGTCAAGAAATGAGCGAATCATAGCATGAGTTTCTTCTGCTTGCTCTGGAGTTGCTGTTACTCCTGTACCAATTGCCCATACCGGTTCATAAGCGATGACAACATTTTCTAAGTCTTTTGCTGTAAGTCCTTCAAGACCTTTTGTAATTTGCTCTTTTAAAACATCTTCAACTTTACCCGCTTCTCTTTGTTCAAGTGTTTCTCCAATACAGAAGACAACTTCAAGTCCAAGACTAAGAGCAAGTTTTGTTTTTTCATTGATCACTTCATGGGACTCTTTAAAGAAAGCTCTTCTTTCTGAGTGTCCAATAATAACGAAATCACAACCTAGTTCTTTGAGTGATACAGGAGAAATATCTCCAGTAAAGGCCCCAGACTCTTTATGAGAACAATTTTGAGCACCAACTTTAACATTCATATTTTGAGTAGAGTTAAGTACTTTTGAAAGGTGAAGAAATTGAGGCGCAATTCCAAAAACACATTTCCAGTCTTTTTGATTTTCACTTAGTTCTTCAAAGAAAGTTTCAATTTCTTTGAGACCTTGATTCATTTTCCAGTTTCCATATACATACTTAATTCTACTCATAATATTCTTCCTTAATAATTAGAGATCAATTCCAAATTTCAGGGCCTGAATCCCAGGGAGAGTTCCTTGCTCGATGTACTCGAGAGAAGCTCCACCACCAGTTGAAACGTGAGACATCTTCTCTGATAGTCCCGACTTTTTAACAGCACTTACTGAATCTCCACCACCAATAACAGTGAAGGCCTTGGATTCAGCTAAAATCTCAGCAATAGCGAATGTTCCCTTTGAGAAACTCTCGTTCTCAAATAGTCCCATTGGTCCATTCCAAAGAATTGTTTTTGCTCCGTGGAGAGTTTCTTTATAAAGTTGAATTGTCTTAGGTCCAATATCAAGTCCCATAAGATTTTCAGGAATATTTTCCTTTTCAACTTCAACAGCTTCACCATCAAGTGATTCTGCACAAAGGTGATCAATTGGAAGAATTAATTTTCTTCCGTTTGAGCTATTGAGAATTTTCTTTGCAAGAATGACATCTTCATCAGAACAAAGTGAAGTTCCAACATCATAGCCTTTCGCTTTTAAGAATGGATAGGCCATCGCTCCACCAATTAAAAGAGATTGAACACTTGTTAAAAGGCTGTCGATGATTTTGATTTTATCAGAAACTTTCGCTCCTCCAACAATGGCCACAAATGGTTGTGCTGGAGAGTTAACGACTTTTGAAAGAGCTTCGATTTCTTTCTTTAAAAGAAATCCACCGGCAGCTCTATTCTTAAAAAATGCATTGATTTGATAAGTTGAAGCATGCTTTCTATGGGCAGTTCCAAAAGCATCGTTTACATAAACATCACCGTAAGCAGCAAGTGCCTTAGCGAATTCATGATCGTTCTCAGTTTCTTCTTTGTGAAAGCGAACGTTTTGTAAAAGAATAATCTTTGTCTCGTTAAGACTCAAAAGAGTTTTAATTCCCGCATCTGTACAAGACTCAGTCAGGACAACATCTTCACCGAGCTTTTGAGCTAGGTAAGTCGCAACTGGCTCAAGTGTCATTTCTTCATTTGGTTTTCCTTTCGGGCGACCAAGGTGACTTATGAGGACAAGTTTCTTTGCTCCACTTTCAAGAATGTATTGAATTGTCTCAAGAGCGTTATCAATTCTCGTTGTATCAGTGATCTTTGATTTATCAGATTTATCGAGTGGCACGTTGAAGTCAAAACGCGCCACTACATTCTTATCTTGTAAATCAAGTTCATCTACAAATTTGAGGGCCATCTTAGAGAGCCTTTGCAATATGAATAGCTAGGTCAATAACTCTGTTAGAGAAACCTGCTTCATTGTCATACCATGCAACAACTTTAACGTTGTTTCCGTTCATAACATTTGTAAGGTCAGCATCAAGAGCCGATGACTCTCTCATTCCCATGAAGTCACAAGATACAAGTGGCTCATCAACATAAGCAAGAACACCTTCAAGTGAAGTTTCTGATGCTTCTTTAAGAGCAGCATTAACTTCTTCAATTGTTACTTGCTTCTTTACGATAACGTTAAGGTCAACAAGTGAAACGTTTGGTGTTGGAACTCTTACTGCGAAACCATCAAGTTTTCCTTGGAGTTCTGGAATAACAAGACCAACGGCCTTTGCTGCACCAGTTGTCGTAGGGATCATAGAAACAGCAGCTGCTCTCGCTCTTCTCATATCTTTGTGAGAAGAATCAAGGATTCTTTGATCACCAGTATAAGAGTGAACTGTTGTCATATAACCAGACTCAATTCCAAAAACGTCATTTAAAACTTTTGCTACTGGAGCAAGACAGTTTGTTGTACATGATGCATTTGAAACGATGTGGTGTTTTTCATTGCTGTACTCTTCGTGGTTGATTCCCATAACGAATGTACCGTCAAGGTCATTTCCTGGAGCACACATGATAACTTTTTTAACTGAATCTCTTAGGTGTTTTCCGAGACCCTTTTTGTCTTTAAAAATTCCTGTTGCATCGATAACGATATCAACTTTGTCATTTCCCCAAGGAATTTCTAGTGGGTCACGATATTTGTGGAAAGTAATTTTTCTGTCATTGATGTTTAGTATATGACCATCTTTGATTGTGATTTCACCATCAAATTTTCCGTGAACAGAATCATATTTTAGCAGGTGAACATATTGCTCAGGAAGTCCTGGGCTATTAACCGCAACAACTTCAATTTCTTCAACATTTCTGTTGATGATTTCTCTTAGAACCGTTCTACCGATTCTTCCCATACCATTGATTCCAACTCTAATTTTCGACATTGAACACTCCGAAATTAAGGATAATTTTATTAATAAGAACTTGCCCTGAATATTGCCACAGAATGCATGATAATGCCATTGATGAAAACGATGCCACTCGAGTGAATTCGAGTGTTTGATTAAGTGCAAAAGATTTACAAGGTTACTGCGAAAATATGGTTTGTTGAGGTAAATAGGTTGCAAAGGGAGATTCTATGAAATTATTTTTTCTTTCAGCTGCACTATTACTTACTTCAACTGTTTTTTCGTATGACGAGGGGCTTGATGCACCGAAAAAATGTCAACGTGAAGCATGTTTAGTTGTAGGTGATAATGAAATTGGTTTCTATAAAAGAGAGCACCAGGAGGGCGGCTATACTTTAGAGCTCAATCAATCGTCACTACTGACATCTCTGAGATCTGGAGAGGTTTGTTATAGAGGTCAATTCTTTGAATTAGCTTCTATTTTCAAGGCGCTTGCTGGCAATGTAAACTCTGACTATGCTCAAGGTGGACACCTTGAAATCAATGACTTACAGATTAAATTTTCTGGTTCTGATTACCGAGTGAAATATCTTCTAGACTCTGATTATCAAGATAAAGCGAACTGGGAAGAGCTTGTCGTCAATAAATGTAATTAAATGAAAAAGCGCGGATTGAAACCGCGCTTTTTTTATCTCGTTTTACAGCTTTCTGCTGCTTTTGCTGAACTTGGATACGGATATTCGCTTCTAGCTGTCTTTACGCATTTCATATCTACATACTGACATATTTTTGAAGCACTCTCTGTGTTTGGATAAGGGTACTCAGACCTAACTGCTTTTACGCACTCTTGGTTAATTCTTCCACGACAGCTGTTTGCTGCA encodes:
- the secG gene encoding preprotein translocase subunit SecG, with amino-acid sequence MVTSLMIFHAFISVILIVTVLMQFGKGAEAGLLSGGASDAVFSGSQKGNIMTKITTVLVIIFIGNCILLTKLQTGKEQKSLLDDEAPVARPLNSDAMNTNNAAPEAKATETKEAAPAETKTETK
- a CDS encoding phosphoglycerate kinase — its product is MALKFVDELDLQDKNVVARFDFNVPLDKSDKSKITDTTRIDNALETIQYILESGAKKLVLISHLGRPKGKPNEEMTLEPVATYLAQKLGEDVVLTESCTDAGIKTLLSLNETKIILLQNVRFHKEETENDHEFAKALAAYGDVYVNDAFGTAHRKHASTYQINAFFKNRAAGGFLLKKEIEALSKVVNSPAQPFVAIVGGAKVSDKIKIIDSLLTSVQSLLIGGAMAYPFLKAKGYDVGTSLCSDEDVILAKKILNSSNGRKLILPIDHLCAESLDGEAVEVEKENIPENLMGLDIGPKTIQLYKETLHGAKTILWNGPMGLFENESFSKGTFAIAEILAESKAFTVIGGGDSVSAVKKSGLSEKMSHVSTGGGASLEYIEQGTLPGIQALKFGIDL
- a CDS encoding HD-GYP domain-containing protein — encoded protein: MNEQTKTDKHSFFSVSFDLILLNDDLPYDLFINSSALENRERFVKVHSSGNPVSNDDLTKFKGKFHQLYVLEEQRDLYLRSLAKLHNVPDTKKTEVIKDSAIGYLNKLFDPSKAFTTEILNEVVEGCRDSVEGMVDVIQDYGVGEVRNLIADLSFHDFYTYDHSINVSMYCISLLKALKPKVTREEMVLAGLGGLLHDLGKVQISTTILNSADGLTDEEFAIIKRHPGFGKDMIEKGDVNVDGIDFNVIRRVVFEHHENYNGTGYPNRLEGEQIHILARICAIADFFDAITTKRSYHEALSMEDALAVMERSSGRKIDPNLFEAFKTKVTNVVYKGKSNHELPDSFDPCMPHKVLPLEKVQAKKMNHDLFKKDKNEFGEVKVDKKDAA
- a CDS encoding succinylglutamate desuccinylase/aspartoacylase family protein, which translates into the protein MTKILNIKTREELKFSSLKRGEIHKLHIHISNSALGTPWKVPIIVARGEKPGPTLGITAAVHGNELNGLSTIFKLFEEVNLKKLSGQIVAVPVSNIPGYLNKTRYFSDGQDLNRVMPGKEKGKPAEIYSHFFTSKIVKHFDYHLDLHTASFGKVNSLYIRADLDNEKTRQMAMLQNPHIIVQKYDEEGTLRSWANSQGIPSITVEIGNPNTFQHNLIDDTLEGIFNTMRSLKMYPGKVRDLTDDAVICDRSFWIFSYTGGVVDVLPNLTDMIKKGDLLAKVYNVFGELKEEIRSTHDGVVIGKNVSPCCEAGDRIVHIGIVGEP
- the gap gene encoding type I glyceraldehyde-3-phosphate dehydrogenase, which encodes MSKIRVGINGMGRIGRTVLREIINRNVEEIEVVAVNSPGLPEQYVHLLKYDSVHGKFDGEITIKDGHILNINDRKITFHKYRDPLEIPWGNDKVDIVIDATGIFKDKKGLGKHLRDSVKKVIMCAPGNDLDGTFVMGINHEEYSNEKHHIVSNASCTTNCLAPVAKVLNDVFGIESGYMTTVHSYTGDQRILDSSHKDMRRARAAAVSMIPTTTGAAKAVGLVIPELQGKLDGFAVRVPTPNVSLVDLNVIVKKQVTIEEVNAALKEASETSLEGVLAYVDEPLVSCDFMGMRESSALDADLTNVMNGNNVKVVAWYDNEAGFSNRVIDLAIHIAKAL
- the tpiA gene encoding triose-phosphate isomerase — protein: MSRIKYVYGNWKMNQGLKEIETFFEELSENQKDWKCVFGIAPQFLHLSKVLNSTQNMNVKVGAQNCSHKESGAFTGDISPVSLKELGCDFVIIGHSERRAFFKESHEVINEKTKLALSLGLEVVFCIGETLEQREAGKVEDVLKEQITKGLEGLTAKDLENVVIAYEPVWAIGTGVTATPEQAEETHAMIRSFLDSDTAFNASTTSILYGGSVKPSNVEGLLSNENIDGALVGGASLKAQDFNALCEEASKLS